The following are encoded in a window of Platichthys flesus chromosome 11, fPlaFle2.1, whole genome shotgun sequence genomic DNA:
- the LOC133964378 gene encoding palmitoyltransferase ZDHHC3-like isoform X1 encodes MKSPVHRYRDVEHGRGHSGDKAGVNCLQAGQQIPISKDVITSSSASAMWFIWDACGIVCGVITWLLVLYAEFVVLFVMLLPSKSLTYCIMNGTLFNTLAFLALSSHLRAMCTDPGAVPKGNATKEYIESLQLKPGQVVYKCPKCSSIKPDRAHHCSVCKRCIRKMDHHCPWVNNCVGESNQKYFVLFTMYIALISLHALVMVVFHFLYCFEDDWTKCSSFSPPATVILLIVLCFEGLLFLIFTSVMFGTQVHSICTDETGIEQLKKEERRWAKKTKWMNMRAVFGHPFSLLWFSPFSTPDHGKAETYQYVV; translated from the exons ATGAAGAGCCCAGTGCACAGATACAGGGACGTAGAGCATGGGCGTGGTCATTCCGGGGATAAGGCAGGAGTAAACTGCCTACAGGCTGGGCAGCAAATCCCCATTTCCAAAGATGttatcacttcctcctctgcctctgccatGTGGTTCATCTGGGATGCCTGCGGCATAGTGTGTGGGGTCATCACCTGGCTGCTGGTGTTGTATGCCGAGTTTGTGGTGCTGTTTGTAATGCTGCTGCCCTCCAAGAGTCTAACTTACTGCATTATGAATGGGACTTTGTTCAACACACTTGCCTTCCTTGCCCTCTCCTCACACCTCAGAGCCATGTGCACTGATCCT GGGGCCGTACCTAAAGGGAATGCTACTAAGGAATACATAGAAAGCCTTCAGTTGAAACCAGGGCAGGTGGTCTACAAATGTCCAAAGTGCAGCAGCATCAAGCCTGACCGAGCACACCACTGCAG TGTTTGCAAACGCTGTATACGGAAGATGGACCATCACTGCCCCTGGGTCAATAACTGTGTTGGGGAGAGCAACCAAAAGTACTTTGTGCTTTTCACA ATGTATATTGCACTCATCTCTCTCCATGCTCTGGTCATGGTGGTCTTCCATTTCCTCTATTGCTTTGAAGATGATTGGACAA AGTGcagctccttctctcccccTGCAACAGTCATCCTCCTCATAGTCTTGTGCTTTGAgggtctcctcttcctcatcttcacctCTGTGATGTTTGGCACCCAAGTCCATTCCATCTGTACCGATGAGACC GGTATAGAGCAGTtgaaaaaggaagagagaagatgggctaaaaaaactaaatggatGAACATGAGGGCGGTCTTCGGACACCCTTTCTCCTTATTGTGGTTTAGTCCCTTCTCCACCCCTGACCATGGGAAGGCTGAGACATACCAGTATGTGGTGTGA
- the LOC133964378 gene encoding palmitoyltransferase ZDHHC3-A-like isoform X4, which produces MKSPVHRYRDVEHGRGHSGDKAGVNCLQAGQQIPISKDVITSSSASAMWFIWDACGIVCGVITWLLVLYAEFVVLFVMLLPSKSLTYCIMNGTLFNTLAFLALSSHLRAMCTDPGAVPKGNATKEYIESLQLKPGQVVYKCPKCSSIKPDRAHHCSVCKRCIRKMDHHCPWVNNCVGESNQKYFVLFTMYIALISLHALVMVVFHFLYCFEDDWTKCSSFSPPATVILLIVLCFEGLLFLIFTSVMFGTQVHSICTDETNGTFIFKNQTGQSKHLLSFYNN; this is translated from the exons ATGAAGAGCCCAGTGCACAGATACAGGGACGTAGAGCATGGGCGTGGTCATTCCGGGGATAAGGCAGGAGTAAACTGCCTACAGGCTGGGCAGCAAATCCCCATTTCCAAAGATGttatcacttcctcctctgcctctgccatGTGGTTCATCTGGGATGCCTGCGGCATAGTGTGTGGGGTCATCACCTGGCTGCTGGTGTTGTATGCCGAGTTTGTGGTGCTGTTTGTAATGCTGCTGCCCTCCAAGAGTCTAACTTACTGCATTATGAATGGGACTTTGTTCAACACACTTGCCTTCCTTGCCCTCTCCTCACACCTCAGAGCCATGTGCACTGATCCT GGGGCCGTACCTAAAGGGAATGCTACTAAGGAATACATAGAAAGCCTTCAGTTGAAACCAGGGCAGGTGGTCTACAAATGTCCAAAGTGCAGCAGCATCAAGCCTGACCGAGCACACCACTGCAG TGTTTGCAAACGCTGTATACGGAAGATGGACCATCACTGCCCCTGGGTCAATAACTGTGTTGGGGAGAGCAACCAAAAGTACTTTGTGCTTTTCACA ATGTATATTGCACTCATCTCTCTCCATGCTCTGGTCATGGTGGTCTTCCATTTCCTCTATTGCTTTGAAGATGATTGGACAA AGTGcagctccttctctcccccTGCAACAGTCATCCTCCTCATAGTCTTGTGCTTTGAgggtctcctcttcctcatcttcacctCTGTGATGTTTGGCACCCAAGTCCATTCCATCTGTACCGATGAGACC AATGGtacctttatatttaaaaaccagACTGGACAAagtaaacaccttttgagtttttataacaactga
- the LOC133964378 gene encoding palmitoyltransferase ZDHHC3-A-like isoform X2, whose protein sequence is MKSPVHRYRDVEHGRGHSGDKAGVNCLQAGQQIPISKDVITSSSASAMWFIWDACGIVCGVITWLLVLYAEFVVLFVMLLPSKSLTYCIMNGTLFNTLAFLALSSHLRAMCTDPGAVPKGNATKEYIESLQLKPGQVVYKCPKCSSIKPDRAHHCSVCKRCIRKMDHHCPWVNNCVGESNQKYFVLFTMYIALISLHALVMVVFHFLYCFEDDWTKCSSFSPPATVILLIVLCFEGLLFLIFTSVMFGTQVHSICTDETAGFFGYPEILDRGFGVILSLTRGMASYPREHLD, encoded by the exons ATGAAGAGCCCAGTGCACAGATACAGGGACGTAGAGCATGGGCGTGGTCATTCCGGGGATAAGGCAGGAGTAAACTGCCTACAGGCTGGGCAGCAAATCCCCATTTCCAAAGATGttatcacttcctcctctgcctctgccatGTGGTTCATCTGGGATGCCTGCGGCATAGTGTGTGGGGTCATCACCTGGCTGCTGGTGTTGTATGCCGAGTTTGTGGTGCTGTTTGTAATGCTGCTGCCCTCCAAGAGTCTAACTTACTGCATTATGAATGGGACTTTGTTCAACACACTTGCCTTCCTTGCCCTCTCCTCACACCTCAGAGCCATGTGCACTGATCCT GGGGCCGTACCTAAAGGGAATGCTACTAAGGAATACATAGAAAGCCTTCAGTTGAAACCAGGGCAGGTGGTCTACAAATGTCCAAAGTGCAGCAGCATCAAGCCTGACCGAGCACACCACTGCAG TGTTTGCAAACGCTGTATACGGAAGATGGACCATCACTGCCCCTGGGTCAATAACTGTGTTGGGGAGAGCAACCAAAAGTACTTTGTGCTTTTCACA ATGTATATTGCACTCATCTCTCTCCATGCTCTGGTCATGGTGGTCTTCCATTTCCTCTATTGCTTTGAAGATGATTGGACAA AGTGcagctccttctctcccccTGCAACAGTCATCCTCCTCATAGTCTTGTGCTTTGAgggtctcctcttcctcatcttcacctCTGTGATGTTTGGCACCCAAGTCCATTCCATCTGTACCGATGAGACC GCTGGGTTTTTTGGATACCCTGAGATCCTGGACCGTGGATTTGGAGTGATTCTCTCCCTGACGAGGGGGATGGCGAGCTACCCGCGTGAGCATTTGGATTGA